One region of Polynucleobacter paneuropaeus genomic DNA includes:
- a CDS encoding F0F1 ATP synthase subunit epsilon, whose protein sequence is MSNIHVDVVSAERSIFSGEAKFVALPGETGELGILHGHTPLITRIRPGSVRIEKADGDEEFVFVAGGYLEVQPDRVTVLADTAIRGHDLDEAKALEAKKRAEEAMQNRGTDFDLALAQSEFAMAAAQLAAIARFRRKK, encoded by the coding sequence ATGTCAAACATACATGTCGACGTAGTCAGTGCCGAGCGTTCCATTTTCAGTGGAGAGGCTAAGTTTGTGGCCCTTCCAGGTGAAACTGGTGAACTCGGTATTTTGCATGGCCATACTCCATTAATTACTCGAATTCGTCCTGGCTCTGTTCGTATTGAAAAAGCCGATGGCGATGAAGAATTTGTGTTTGTTGCTGGCGGCTACTTAGAAGTCCAGCCAGATCGCGTTACTGTTTTAGCAGACACTGCTATTCGTGGCCATGATCTCGATGAGGCAAAAGCACTAGAAGCTAAGAAGCGGGCTGAAGAGGCAATGCAAAATCGTGGTACAGACTTTGATTTGGCCTTAGCCCAATCTGAATTTGCTATGGCTGCAGCACAGTTGGCTGCTATTGCCCGATTCCGTCGTAAAAAATAA
- the atpD gene encoding F0F1 ATP synthase subunit beta: MSNGNIVQCIGPVVDIQFPRDKMPNIYDALTLVESGEKSFAEKGLTFEVQQQIGDGVVRAIAMGASDGLRRGMEVKSTGKPISVPVGPATLGRIMDVLGRPIDDAGPIATEERRAIHQPAPKFDELSPSVDLLETGIKVIDLVCPFAKGGKVGLFGGAGVGKTVNMMELINNIAKQHSGLSVFAGVGERTREGNDFYHEMKESNVIDKVAMVFGQMNEPPGNRLRVALTGLTMAEAFRDEGRDILFFVDNIYRYTLAGTEVSALLGRMPSAVGYQPTLAEEMGKLQERITSTKTGSVTSIQAVYVPADDLTDPSPATTFLHLDSTVVLSRDIAALGIYPAVDPLDSTSRQLDPQVVGQEHYEVARSVQMTLQRYKELRDIIAILGMDELSPEDKLAVARARKIQRFLSQPFHVAEVFTGSPGKYVPLKETIRGFKMIVSGELDHLPEQAFYMVGSIDEAIEKAKKL; encoded by the coding sequence ATGAGTAACGGAAATATTGTTCAGTGTATTGGTCCAGTGGTGGATATTCAGTTCCCCCGCGACAAAATGCCAAATATTTATGATGCCTTGACATTGGTGGAGAGTGGCGAAAAATCTTTTGCTGAAAAAGGTTTGACCTTTGAAGTTCAGCAACAGATCGGTGACGGCGTGGTTCGTGCGATTGCAATGGGAGCAAGCGATGGCTTGCGCCGCGGCATGGAAGTGAAATCTACCGGTAAGCCAATTTCTGTGCCTGTTGGCCCAGCGACATTGGGACGCATCATGGATGTTTTAGGTCGCCCAATTGATGATGCCGGCCCAATTGCTACTGAAGAGCGCCGCGCCATTCACCAGCCAGCTCCAAAGTTTGATGAACTATCCCCTTCAGTCGATTTGCTAGAGACTGGTATTAAGGTGATCGACTTGGTTTGCCCATTCGCTAAAGGCGGTAAGGTTGGCCTGTTCGGCGGTGCGGGTGTTGGTAAGACCGTGAACATGATGGAATTGATTAACAACATCGCTAAGCAACACTCTGGTTTATCTGTGTTTGCTGGTGTGGGTGAGCGGACTCGTGAAGGTAATGACTTCTATCACGAGATGAAAGAATCGAACGTTATCGATAAAGTTGCGATGGTTTTCGGTCAGATGAACGAACCTCCTGGTAACCGTTTGCGCGTAGCCTTGACTGGTTTGACCATGGCTGAAGCATTCCGTGACGAAGGCCGTGACATTTTGTTCTTCGTCGACAATATTTATCGCTACACCTTGGCCGGTACCGAAGTTTCCGCTTTGCTCGGTCGTATGCCTTCTGCTGTGGGTTATCAGCCTACATTGGCTGAGGAGATGGGTAAGTTGCAAGAGCGCATTACTTCAACTAAGACTGGTTCCGTTACTTCTATTCAGGCCGTTTACGTGCCTGCGGACGACTTGACCGATCCATCACCAGCGACAACCTTCTTACACTTAGACTCCACCGTTGTGTTATCGCGCGACATCGCCGCTTTGGGTATTTACCCAGCGGTCGATCCATTGGACTCTACCAGTCGTCAGCTTGACCCGCAAGTAGTTGGTCAAGAGCACTATGAAGTTGCTCGTTCAGTTCAAATGACATTACAGCGCTACAAAGAATTGCGCGACATTATTGCAATTCTGGGTATGGACGAGTTGTCACCTGAAGACAAATTGGCAGTGGCTCGTGCTCGTAAGATTCAGCGTTTCTTATCCCAGCCTTTCCACGTTGCTGAAGTGTTCACTGGTTCTCCAGGTAAATACGTTCCATTGAAAGAAACCATTCGCGGCTTCAAGATGATCGTGAGTGGTGAATTGGATCACTTACCAGAACAAGCGTTCTACATGGTGGGTTCAATTGATGAAGCTATCGAGAAAGCGAAGAAGCTTTAA
- the hemE gene encoding uroporphyrinogen decarboxylase: MLLNDRFLKACFGEVVDQTPLWLMRQAGRYLPEYNATRAKAGSFLGLAKNPAYATEVTLQPLDRYPLDAAILFSDILTVPDAMGLGLQFATGEGPSFQHPLRTEDDVNKLRTADMNQLHYVFDAVSEIRKGLIQDGRQRVPLIGFSGSPWTLACYMIDGSGSDDFRHAKTMMFARPDLLERILEINIQSVAAYLTEQVKAGAQALMIFDTWGGLLPNGWYQRMSLAAMQKVISQLPREHEGRKIPIIVFTKGGGIWLKDMAQIGADVLALDWTMSLSRARKELLEINKPLALQGNLDPLVLFSGTKQITDQVNNLFDDLAGAPALGPNRHSLDGHIFNLGHGISQFTPPDSVSVLASAVIEKSRVLRASR, from the coding sequence GTGTTGTTAAATGATCGGTTTTTAAAGGCTTGCTTCGGCGAAGTGGTGGATCAAACCCCGCTTTGGCTTATGCGCCAAGCCGGTCGATATCTCCCCGAATACAATGCGACTCGTGCTAAGGCTGGAAGCTTTTTAGGGCTCGCAAAAAATCCTGCTTATGCCACTGAGGTCACGCTTCAGCCCTTGGATCGATATCCGTTGGATGCAGCAATTCTTTTCTCGGACATTTTGACAGTTCCAGATGCGATGGGTTTGGGTCTTCAATTTGCAACAGGAGAAGGCCCAAGTTTTCAGCATCCATTACGCACCGAAGATGACGTCAATAAATTGCGTACCGCAGACATGAATCAATTGCATTATGTTTTTGATGCAGTTTCTGAAATTCGCAAAGGGCTTATTCAAGATGGCAGGCAACGTGTGCCCTTGATTGGTTTCTCAGGAAGCCCTTGGACACTTGCTTGTTACATGATTGATGGTTCTGGATCGGATGATTTTCGTCATGCCAAGACTATGATGTTTGCTCGGCCAGACTTGCTCGAGCGCATTCTTGAAATCAATATTCAATCTGTTGCAGCTTACTTAACTGAGCAAGTAAAAGCGGGAGCGCAAGCGCTGATGATCTTTGATACCTGGGGCGGTTTATTGCCTAATGGCTGGTATCAGCGCATGTCCTTGGCAGCGATGCAAAAAGTAATTTCTCAATTACCGCGCGAACACGAAGGACGAAAAATTCCGATTATTGTATTTACAAAAGGCGGCGGAATTTGGCTAAAAGATATGGCCCAAATTGGCGCTGATGTTCTAGCATTAGATTGGACCATGTCGCTTTCTAGGGCGCGCAAAGAGTTATTAGAAATCAACAAACCCCTTGCCTTACAGGGAAACCTAGACCCATTAGTACTATTTTCAGGCACCAAACAAATTACTGATCAGGTTAATAATTTGTTCGATGATTTAGCTGGTGCCCCCGCCTTAGGCCCAAATCGCCATTCTCTTGATGGCCATATATTTAATTTAGGCCATGGGATTTCCCAGTTCACCCCTCCAGATAGCGTGTCCGTTTTGGCATCAGCCGTGATCGAGAAATCCCGAGTCCTCAGAGCAAGCAGATAG